A window of Exiguobacterium sp. Helios genomic DNA:
TCGCCTCCGTCAAACGGGTCTTGAAGCAAGGCCGTCTGTTCTACGGCGGTGGTATTGATTCCATCGAACGGGCACAGGAGATGTTGACACATGCCGATACGATCATCGTCGGCAACATCATCTATGACAATTTAGAAGCGGCACTTGCGACTGTCGCAGCAACACGATAAAATATAAGAACAAAAGTTCGGAATATAGAAATGAGGCTATTTAGATGTTTAATTTAAGTGAACAGCTTGTCAGCGGATTGAACCCGGAACAAGCAAAGGCAGTCAAACACACCGATGGACCGCTCTTGATCATGGCGGGAGCAGGCTCCGGGAAAACCCGTGTCCTGACACACCGCGTTGCCTATTTGATGGCAGCAAAACAGGTCGCTCCGTGGAATATCCTGGCGATTACGTTTACGAATAAAGCGGCACGTGAGATGCGTGACCGGATTTCACGGTTGGTCGGCGGTGTCGCGAATGACATCTGGGTCTCGACCTTCCACTCGATGTGTGTCCGGATGTTACGGCGTGACATCGAAAAAATCGGCTATAACCGAAACTTCACGATTCTTGATTCGAGCGATCAACAGTCAGCACTGAAGCTCGTCTTAAAAGAACAAAACCTCGATCCGAAGAAGTGGGATCCCCGGTCGATGCTGTCGATTATCTCGAGTCAAAAAAATGAACTGCGCAGTGCCGAGTTCTACGCGTCCATCGTCACGAATCCGTATGAAAAAACGGTTGCTGAGATTTATAAAGGATACGAAGCGGTCCTGCGTCGCAACAACGCCCTTGATTTTGATGACTTGATCGGGAAGACGACAGAACTATTTAAACAAAATCCGGACGTCCTGTCGTTTTATCAACGAAAGTTCCAATACATCCATGTCGATGAGTATCAAGATACGAACAAAGCCCAGTATGATCTCGTCAATCTCCTGGCAGCAGCCCACCAGAACCTATGTGTCGTCGGGGACTCGGATCAGTCGATTTACCGCTGGCGCGGAGCCGATATCGCAAACATCCTGTCGTTTGAGGAAGATTATCCGACAGCGAAAGTCATCCTGCTCGAACAAAACTACCGTTCGTCGAAACGAATTTTGGATGCAGCGAACCATGTCATTCAAAACAACAGTACCCGGAAAGATAAGAAACTGTGGACGGAAAACGCAGAAGGCGAAAAACTGATTGTCCATACAGCGGAAAATGAGCGGGAAGAAGCGTTTTATATCGTCCAGGAAATCCGGAATGCATTGCGTTACGGCATGAAACTAAACGATGTCGCAATTCTGTACCGGACGAATGCCCAATCGCGGGCGATTGAGGAAACGTTGCTGAAATCCAATGTCCCGTACAAGATGATCGGCGGCACGAAGTTCTATGACCGTAAAGAAATCAAGGATGTCCTGGCGTACCTGCGCCTGATTTCAAATCCGAACGAAGACTTATCATTTGCCCGGATTGTCAATGAACCGAAACGCGGTATCGGAGCGACGACGATTGATAAACTGCGTGATTTTGCCGACCTGCAAGGCGTGTCCTTGATGGAAGCGATCCGCGACATCGAATTGTCGAGCATTGCCCCGAAAACGGCAGCGAAACTGACGGATTTCCGGACAATGATTCTTGGCTTACAGCAAATGCAGGAATTCATCAGCCTGTCCGAACTGGTGGAAGAAGCCCTTGAGAAAACCGGATACCGCCAAGTCTTAAAAGAAGACAAAACACTCGAAGCACAAAGTCGTCTCGAGAACATCAACGAGTTCATCACAGTCGCACAAAACTTTGAAAAAGAGACCGAAAAAGCCGATCCGGAAGACCAAACGATCATCGCGTTCTTAACGGATTTGACGCTGGTCGCCGATGTCGATTCACTGGATGAGAGTGATCCGGGGGAACAGGTCACCTTGATGACGTTACACTCCGCAAAAGGACTCGAGTTCCCGATCGTCTTCCTGATCGGGATGGAAGAAGGATTGTTCCCGCACAGCCGCTCCCTGCAGGATGAAGACGAAATGGAAGAAGAACGTCGTCTCGCCTATGTCGGAATTACGCGGGCTGAAAAACGATTGTACTTGTCCCACGCGCGGATGCGTTCACTGTATGGCCGGACGAATGCCAATCTCGAATCCCGTTTCCTTGCCGAATTACCGGAGGAAGTATTGGAACGGACCGGTAAAAAACCGAAGCCATTGCCATGGGAAGATCGACCGGTACCGCAAGGAAAAGCCGTCATCGGCCGATCGGTCACGAAACCGACAGCGATGAAGACATCAGGCGCAGAATCACTCGGCTGGAACGTCGGTGACAAAGCGGAACACGGAAAATGGGGACGCGGAACCGTCGTTCAGACACGCGGAGCAGGGGACAGCTTAGAAATCGATATCGCCTTCCCGGAAGTCGGTGTCAAACGGTTGCTTGCGAAATTCGCACCAATCAAAAAGGTATGAGTGGAGGCGTCAAGATGATAGAACAGGCACGAATCGAGGAATTACGCCAAAAGTTGAACCAATACAGTTACGAATATTACGTCCAGGATCAACCGACTGTTCCGGACAGCACCTATGATCAATTGTTACGGGAACTGACGGAACTTGAAACGGCACATCCGGAACTGATCACGCCAGATTCACCGACGCAACGCGTCGGTGCTGCGCCGCTCGATGCCTTCGAGAAGGTGACTCATGATTTACCGATGCTATCGCTCGGCAATGTCTTTGACGAAACAGAAATCCGGGAGTGGGTCGCCCGCATCGAACGCTCACTCGGCCGGTCGACGACGTATGTGGCAGAGTTGAAGTTTGACGGACTTGCGATTTCCTTGAAGTACGAAGACGGACAACTTGTCCGCGGTGCGACGCGGGGCGACGGAACGGTCGGCGAGAATATTACACAAAACCTGCGGACAATCAAAGCCTTACCCCTTCGGTTACGTCGAAATGAGACGGTCGAAGTCCGAGGGGAAGCCTATATGCCGAAACAATCATTTGAACGCTTGAATGCGGACCGGGCAGCACGTGAGGAAGCCTTGTTCGCCAATCCGCGTAATGCAGCAGCAGGGAGCTTACGCCAGCTCGACTCGTCGATTACGGCATCCCGCAATCTGTCCTTATTCGTCTACGGTGTCGGTGTCAATACACTGAGTGCCCGTTCGCACAGCGAAGCGATGCTTCAGCTGGCTGAGCTCGGGTTACCGACGAACAAGGAGATGCAGACGTGTGAGACGGTCGAAGAGATTTTAGCCTACATTGCCCACTGGACGATGGAACGTTCTAATTTACCGTATGAAATCGACGGTATCGTCCTGAAAGTTGACCGGTATGACGATCAGGAAGAACTTGGCTTCACGGCGAAAAGTCCCCGCTTTGCGACGGCGTATAAATTTGCCGCAGAAGAAGTCATGACGACAGTCGAAGAAGTTGATTTCAGTGTCGGACGGACAGGGAAAGTCACGCCGCGCGCCCGGTTTGCGCCGGTCGTCGTCGCCGGATCAACCGTCAGTTATGCAACATTGCACAACGCGGACTTCATCACGGAAAAAGATATTCGACTGCACGATCAAGTCATCATCAAAAAAGCCGGAGACGTCATACCGGCAGTCGTCAGCGTTGTCGTTTCAGAACGGACAGGGAACGAACAACCGATCGAATTTCCGGCTCATTGTCCGGCCTGCGAGTCGGAACTTGTTCGATTGGAAGGCGAAGCGGATATTCGGTGTGTCAGTCCGGAGTGTCCGGCCCAGCTTGTCGAAGGCATCATTCACTTCGTCTCGCGTCAAGCGATGAATATCGACGGTCTCGGCGAAAAAGTCGTGCGTCAATTGTATGAACATGAAGCCATCCGGACGCTCGCCGATTTGTACCGCCTCGACCGGGATGAATTGTTGACGTATGAACGGATGGGTGAAACGTCGGTCGATAATCTTCTGACTGCGATTGAAGCGTCGAAGCAAAATTCTTTGGAACGGTTGATGTTTGGTCTCGGGATTCGATTGGTCGGTCAAAAAGCGGCGTACCTGCTGGCAGAGCGGTTTGATTCACTCGACGGCATCGCACAGGCGGAATATGAAGATATTTTAGCGATTGATGGAATCGGCAGTAAGATTGCCGATTCTGTGACGAAGTATTTTGAACATCCGGAAGCGCAAGCCTTGATCAAGGACTTAGCAGAACTCGGACTGAACCAACAGTTTCTAGGACAACGGGTCGATCAATCGAATGCACCGCTCGCCGGTAAAACGATTGTGTTGACCGGAACGCTCGAATCACTGAAGCGTTCAGAAGCCGGGAAACGGCTCGAGTTGCTTGGTGCGGACGTGACCGGCAGCGTCAGTAAGAAAACGGACATTTTGGTAGCCGGAGAAAAAGCCGGTTCGAAATTAACGAAAGCCGAGTCGCTCGGAATCGAGATTTGGAATGAAACACAATTGCTTGAAGAGTTGGCGAAATACGAAGGGTAACAGAAAATCCGTCAAACAGATGATTTAAATAAAAACAGGGAAGGTGGCATGCATCATGCGCCTTCCCTGTTTCGTATTGAAGTGTACGGAGAATTACAACGATTCGGTTTTGATTAAAATCCCTTGTTTAATCAAACGATTGGTTGCCGTTTCCGGCGGATCACACGTAATCAGTGTAAGGGTTGCTTGTTTGACGTCTTGATTTAAGACGGACAAATCCGTTGGTTTGACAAGTTGTGAGGTCTTCATTTGATAGGTATACCGATGACTTTTTGTCGTCACGATGACATGTGCACCCGTTTTCAACTCGGGCAGACGGTTGAAATGCAGTCCTTTCGTGAAACTGCGGTGTCCCGCTAAGGCGTAATTCCCTTTACCGGGCGCGCCGGTTCCTTTCAGATGACCGATGCTTTGATCAAGAATGGTCGTCGAAGCACCTTCTAAGATGACCTGTTCAAAATCAAGTGATGGAATCGTCAGTAAGCCGCTACCGTTTGTTGCGACCGGTTTCTTCGTTTCCTTGGCATCGACCGCCTTTAAATTTTGTGTCCATTGCTGTTTTAGTTCGTCAGCGGCCTGTTGTTTTTGATGATTGGTATACATCGGCCAAAGAATGAGCAGGATGCCGGCAATCAAAAGAAGAAGACCAAGAAGTCGTCGTTTCATAAAAAAATCCTTTCATCTGCTGAAAAGCAGGATATACTTTTTTGAAAATCAGGGAAAAACTACACCTTCCCCGATGGAAAACTATTCTGTTATGATAGAGAGAACGATTTTGAAAACATGGGGTGCGAAAACAGATGAAATCTAAAAAAATAGTCGCGTTGACGTTGACGAGTACACTATTCCTCGGCGCGTGTTCGTTTGATTTATCACAAAAAAGCGATACAAAAGAAGTCATTACAGAGAGTGAACAAGGAAAAGAAGTCCAGGCTGTCGTCAGTCCGGCGATTGATACGACCGATTCCTATTACCGGACCGTCTTACCGTTCCGGCCGAGTGTCGCTCGCGGGATGACACAAAAACGAGTCAGTTCACGCCTGGAGCTGGATGAAATCGAGACCGGATTGATGCGTCACTCCACTCAATTTTTTGCTCCGGATAAATACTATTATCAAGAAGGACAACTGCTCGAGGCCGATCAAATTGCCCAGTGGTTGTTACGAAAAGGAAAAGCCGGGGATGGTGTCAGTGATCCGAACGGCTTGAACCCTGCCTATACGACCGGAAAGTCTTACAAAGAAAAAAACCAAAAGTCTCCTTTGATTCTATCGCACATTTTGGAACAGGACTACATGTTGGAAGAAGATAAAAAACTCGAACTCGGCGGGACATCCGTCGCTTTAGTCTTAAACAGCGAATATGTTTTCCAGGATGAAAACTACGGTCCGACCTATACCGTGAAACTCGACGAGAAAAAAGTCATCGCAGAAGGAAAACGGATGGCAAATGAATTGGTCAAGAAAATGCGGAAAACGGACGGTATCAAAACGACACCGATCCACGTCGCCTTGTATTTGCAGGAAAGTGAAGGGTCACCGGTTTCCGGACATTATGTATCTTCCGCCTTTATCGGGCGCGGCAATCAGATCAGTTCGAACGACTGGAAGAACTATGATGAAAAATACTATTACTACCCATCGGGTGCCGCGACGAACGATGTCCGTGATGATTCCGCGAAGTTTGATTTGTTCAAGGACCGCCTCGAAGACTATTTCCCGAACTACACCGGTATGATGGGAGAAGGCTTTTATCAGGAAGGTGAACTGAAGAAGTTGGAAATCAAGATTCCGGTTCAGTTTTACGGAAAAGCAGAACTCGTAGCGTTCATTCAATATGTGACCTACTTGCTCGAAAATCGTTGGGAATACAATCGGAATGTCCCGACAACGATTACCGTCACGAACTTGAACGGCGATACGGAAGCGATGTTATTCATCGAGCCGGATATGAAAAAACCGATTGTCAAAATCCGTTGATTTCATTTGAACAGACAGGCTCCTTGCGCAAGCAGGAGTCTTTTTTGTTGAGTCTAAGCTGACTTTTAAGCACAACAAAACAACGATTTACTATTGTCAGATTTCTTTAGATTTACGAAAGCCGTCTTGAAAGCGCATAATAGAAAAGAAGCATCATGCGAATCAGCAGAGACACGCTGGATTCGCCTGTTTTAATCCATGGTAAGGGAGCGGGTCGCATGAAAGGTGGTATTTTTTCACAGATTAGCGCCGTCCACGAAGAGTTGCCTTCTTCTTCGCGGAAAGTCGCTGATTTTGTTTTAGCGCATATGAATGAAATCGCGGGGATGACGATTCATCATTTAGCCGAGGAATCGGGAACAAGTGCCGCAGCGGTCGTCCGTTTTTGCCGGGCACTCGGTTTAAAAGGATATCCAGAACTGCGGATGCGGATTTCAGCGGATACGGCACGAACCGATTTAAAGGGGTATCATGATATTGAAAAAAATGAACGGCCTGCTGACTTAGTGGAAAAAACGGTCAGCAACAGCATTCAAGCCTTACAAGATACGGCGAAACAATTGAGTGAAGACCGGATTGCCGAAGCGGCGGATGTCTTGGACCAGGCACGCGCAATTTACTTTTACGGAATCGGGGCATCGAACGTCGTCGCGTTGGATGCTGCACAAAAATGGACACGCGTCGGGAAACTGACGATTCAGGAATCGGATCAACATCTCGTCGCGACGATTCTTGCGAACGCCAGTCCGGATGATGTCTTTTTTGCGATTTCTTACAGTGGTGAAACCGAGGAAGTCGTCGAGTTAATCCGGCTTGCCAAGATTCGCGGGCTGAAAGTCATCAGTTTGACGCGGTTCGGGGATAACCGGGTCAGCCAGTTGGCGGATATCGCCTTATGGACGTCACGGGCGCCGGAAGCGCCGTTACGCAGTGCGGCCTTAAGTTCGCGTCTCGCCCAGTTGTTTGCGATTGATGTGTTGTTTTTATCCTATGCTGCTGTCCATTATGACGATACGATCGAACGGCTGCAGTATACACGGGAAAGCGTCAAGATGTTGCACAGTAAAAAATAGGGGGCGTACATAATGAAACAGACAGTGGAAGAGATGGTGGAGCAGTTATTTCCAGTGATGGTCGAACGGCGTCGGTATTTACATCAACATCCGGAGTTGTCGTTTCATGAGGTCGATACCCCGCAATTCATTGCGGATCGATTGACGGAGCTTGGGATTGAAGTCCGGACCGGTGTCGGTGGCCGGGGGGTAGTCGGAACGATTCGCGGAGGAAAACCGGGAAAAACGGTCGCACTGCGGGCAGACTTTGATGCGTTGCCGATTCAGGATGAAAAAACCGTCGATTACCGGTCGATCGTGCCCGGTGTCATGCATGCATGCGGACATGACGGCCATACAGCGACGTTACTTGCCGTCGCCGAAATTCTGGTCCGTCAGAAAGAACAGTTGGCAGGGAACGTCGTCTTGATTCACCAACACGCGGAAGAAGTCGTTCCGGGCGGGGCACGGGACATGGTTGCCGACGGATGCCTCGACGGTGTCGATGTCATCTTCGGAACCCATCTGTGGTCGACGACGAAACTTGGAACGATTGGTTACCGGATCGGTCCTGTCATGGCAGCGGCCGATAAGTTCGAGTTGACGTTGTTCGGGCGCGGGGGACATGGCGCGAAGCCACACGAAACGATTGATGCCGTCGTACTCGGGGCGACGGTCGTCAAAGAGTTGCAAAGTATCGTCAGCCGCCGACTCGATCCGCTTCAGCAAGCGGTCTTGACCATCGGAACACTGCATGCCGGGAATACGTTTAATGTCATTGCCGACAGTGCGGAACTGACCGGGACAATCCGGACATTTGATCCGGAAGTCGCTGAGCAAATCGTCCACGAAATGGAACGGACGATTAAAGGCGTGTGTGACGCGGCAGGGGCGACCTATTCGTTTACGTACGAAAGAGGATATCCGGCGGTCGTCAATCATCCGCAAGAAACGAACCTTTTACGGACCGTTGCGTCTGACATCATGGGTGCGGATCACGTCTTTGAAATTGCTCCGACGATGGGCGGCGAAGACTTCGCGTATTATCTGCAACAAGTACCCGGCACCTTTTTCTTCACGGGAGCAGGGGACGAAACCTTTTATCCCCATCACCACCCGAAGTTTGACTTTGAAGAGCAGGCGATGCAGCATGCAGCCCGTATTTTA
This region includes:
- the pcrA gene encoding DNA helicase PcrA, with product MFNLSEQLVSGLNPEQAKAVKHTDGPLLIMAGAGSGKTRVLTHRVAYLMAAKQVAPWNILAITFTNKAAREMRDRISRLVGGVANDIWVSTFHSMCVRMLRRDIEKIGYNRNFTILDSSDQQSALKLVLKEQNLDPKKWDPRSMLSIISSQKNELRSAEFYASIVTNPYEKTVAEIYKGYEAVLRRNNALDFDDLIGKTTELFKQNPDVLSFYQRKFQYIHVDEYQDTNKAQYDLVNLLAAAHQNLCVVGDSDQSIYRWRGADIANILSFEEDYPTAKVILLEQNYRSSKRILDAANHVIQNNSTRKDKKLWTENAEGEKLIVHTAENEREEAFYIVQEIRNALRYGMKLNDVAILYRTNAQSRAIEETLLKSNVPYKMIGGTKFYDRKEIKDVLAYLRLISNPNEDLSFARIVNEPKRGIGATTIDKLRDFADLQGVSLMEAIRDIELSSIAPKTAAKLTDFRTMILGLQQMQEFISLSELVEEALEKTGYRQVLKEDKTLEAQSRLENINEFITVAQNFEKETEKADPEDQTIIAFLTDLTLVADVDSLDESDPGEQVTLMTLHSAKGLEFPIVFLIGMEEGLFPHSRSLQDEDEMEEERRLAYVGITRAEKRLYLSHARMRSLYGRTNANLESRFLAELPEEVLERTGKKPKPLPWEDRPVPQGKAVIGRSVTKPTAMKTSGAESLGWNVGDKAEHGKWGRGTVVQTRGAGDSLEIDIAFPEVGVKRLLAKFAPIKKV
- the ligA gene encoding NAD-dependent DNA ligase LigA, encoding MIEQARIEELRQKLNQYSYEYYVQDQPTVPDSTYDQLLRELTELETAHPELITPDSPTQRVGAAPLDAFEKVTHDLPMLSLGNVFDETEIREWVARIERSLGRSTTYVAELKFDGLAISLKYEDGQLVRGATRGDGTVGENITQNLRTIKALPLRLRRNETVEVRGEAYMPKQSFERLNADRAAREEALFANPRNAAAGSLRQLDSSITASRNLSLFVYGVGVNTLSARSHSEAMLQLAELGLPTNKEMQTCETVEEILAYIAHWTMERSNLPYEIDGIVLKVDRYDDQEELGFTAKSPRFATAYKFAAEEVMTTVEEVDFSVGRTGKVTPRARFAPVVVAGSTVSYATLHNADFITEKDIRLHDQVIIKKAGDVIPAVVSVVVSERTGNEQPIEFPAHCPACESELVRLEGEADIRCVSPECPAQLVEGIIHFVSRQAMNIDGLGEKVVRQLYEHEAIRTLADLYRLDRDELLTYERMGETSVDNLLTAIEASKQNSLERLMFGLGIRLVGQKAAYLLAERFDSLDGIAQAEYEDILAIDGIGSKIADSVTKYFEHPEAQALIKDLAELGLNQQFLGQRVDQSNAPLAGKTIVLTGTLESLKRSEAGKRLELLGADVTGSVSKKTDILVAGEKAGSKLTKAESLGIEIWNETQLLEELAKYEG
- a CDS encoding class D sortase — protein: MKRRLLGLLLLIAGILLILWPMYTNHQKQQAADELKQQWTQNLKAVDAKETKKPVATNGSGLLTIPSLDFEQVILEGASTTILDQSIGHLKGTGAPGKGNYALAGHRSFTKGLHFNRLPELKTGAHVIVTTKSHRYTYQMKTSQLVKPTDLSVLNQDVKQATLTLITCDPPETATNRLIKQGILIKTESL
- a CDS encoding CamS family sex pheromone protein; the protein is MKSKKIVALTLTSTLFLGACSFDLSQKSDTKEVITESEQGKEVQAVVSPAIDTTDSYYRTVLPFRPSVARGMTQKRVSSRLELDEIETGLMRHSTQFFAPDKYYYQEGQLLEADQIAQWLLRKGKAGDGVSDPNGLNPAYTTGKSYKEKNQKSPLILSHILEQDYMLEEDKKLELGGTSVALVLNSEYVFQDENYGPTYTVKLDEKKVIAEGKRMANELVKKMRKTDGIKTTPIHVALYLQESEGSPVSGHYVSSAFIGRGNQISSNDWKNYDEKYYYYPSGAATNDVRDDSAKFDLFKDRLEDYFPNYTGMMGEGFYQEGELKKLEIKIPVQFYGKAELVAFIQYVTYLLENRWEYNRNVPTTITVTNLNGDTEAMLFIEPDMKKPIVKIR
- a CDS encoding MurR/RpiR family transcriptional regulator, translating into MKGGIFSQISAVHEELPSSSRKVADFVLAHMNEIAGMTIHHLAEESGTSAAAVVRFCRALGLKGYPELRMRISADTARTDLKGYHDIEKNERPADLVEKTVSNSIQALQDTAKQLSEDRIAEAADVLDQARAIYFYGIGASNVVALDAAQKWTRVGKLTIQESDQHLVATILANASPDDVFFAISYSGETEEVVELIRLAKIRGLKVISLTRFGDNRVSQLADIALWTSRAPEAPLRSAALSSRLAQLFAIDVLFLSYAAVHYDDTIERLQYTRESVKMLHSKK
- a CDS encoding amidohydrolase codes for the protein MKQTVEEMVEQLFPVMVERRRYLHQHPELSFHEVDTPQFIADRLTELGIEVRTGVGGRGVVGTIRGGKPGKTVALRADFDALPIQDEKTVDYRSIVPGVMHACGHDGHTATLLAVAEILVRQKEQLAGNVVLIHQHAEEVVPGGARDMVADGCLDGVDVIFGTHLWSTTKLGTIGYRIGPVMAAADKFELTLFGRGGHGAKPHETIDAVVLGATVVKELQSIVSRRLDPLQQAVLTIGTLHAGNTFNVIADSAELTGTIRTFDPEVAEQIVHEMERTIKGVCDAAGATYSFTYERGYPAVVNHPQETNLLRTVASDIMGADHVFEIAPTMGGEDFAYYLQQVPGTFFFTGAGDETFYPHHHPKFDFEEQAMQHAARILIEVTLRYLEESSN